From Phacochoerus africanus isolate WHEZ1 chromosome 13, ROS_Pafr_v1, whole genome shotgun sequence, a single genomic window includes:
- the SLITRK5 gene encoding SLIT and NTRK-like protein 5 — protein sequence MHTCCPPVTLEQDLHRKMQSWMLQTLAFALTSLVLSCAETIDYYGEICDNACPCEEKDGILTVSCENRGIISLSEISPPRFPIYHLLLSGNLLNRLYPNEFVNYTGASILHLGSNVIQDIETGAFHGLRGLRRLHLNNNKLELLRDDTFLGLESLEYLQVDYNYISVIEPNAFGKLHLLQVLILNDNLLSSLPNNLFRFVPLTHLDLRGNRLKLLPYIGLLQHMDKVVELQLEENPWNCSCELISLKDWLDSISYSALVGDVVCETPFRLHGRDLDEVSKQELCPRKLISDYEMRPQTPLSTTGYLHTTPASVNSVATSSSAVYKPPLKPPKGTRQPNKPRVRPTSRQPSKDLGYSNYGPSIAYQTKSPVPLECPTACTCNLQISDLGLNVNCQERKIESIAELQPKPYNPKKMYLTENYIALVRRSDFLEATGLDLLHLGNNRISMIQDRAFGDLTNLRRLYLNGNRIERLSPELFYGLQSLQYLFLQYNLIREIQSGTFDPVPNLQLLFLNNNLLQTMPSGVFSGLTLLRLNLRSNHFTSLPVSGVLDQLKSLIQIDLHDNPWDCTCDVVGMKLWVEQLKVGVLVDEVICKAPKKFAETDMRSIKSELLCPDYSDVVVSTPTPSSIQVPVRTSAVTPAVRLNSTGAPAGLGAGGGASSVPLSVLILSLLLVFIMSVFVAAGLFVLVMKRRKKNQSDHTSTNNSDVSSFNMQYSVYGGGGGGAGGHPHAHVHHRGPALPKVKTPAGHVYEYIPHPLGHMCKNPIYRSREGNSVEDYKDLHELKVTYSSNHHLQQQPPPPPPPQPQQQPQQQPPPQLQLQPGEEERRESHHLRSPAYSVSTIEPREDLLPPVQDTDRFYRGILEPDKHCSTTPAGNSLPEYPKFPCSPAAYTFSPNYDLRRPHQYLHPGAGDSRLREPVLYSPPSAVFVEPNRNEYLELKAKLNVEPDYLEVLEKQTTFSQF from the coding sequence ATGCACACTTGCTGCCCCCCAGTAACTTTGGAACAGGACCTTCACAGAAAAATGCAGAGCTGGATGCTGCAGACTCTAGCGTTTGCTCTAACATCTCTCGTCCTTTCGTGTGCAGAAACCATCGATTATTATGGGGAAATCTGTGACAATGCATGTCCTTGTGAGGAAAAGGATGGCATTCTAACTGTGAGCTGTGAAAACCGGGGGATCATCAGCCTTTCTGAAATTAGCCCTCCCCGTTTCCCAATCTACCACCTCTTGTTGTCTGGAAACCTTTTAAACCGTCTCTATCCCAATGAGTTTGTCAATTACACTGGGGCTTCAATTTTGCATCTGGGTAGCAATGTTATCCAGGACATTGAGACCGGGGCTTTCCATGGCCTTCGGGGTTTAAGGAGATTGCATCTAAACAATAATAAACTGGAACTTCTGCGTGATGATACCTTCCTTGGCTTGGAGAGTCTGGAATACCTACAGGTCGATTACAATTACATCAGTGTCATTGAACCCAATGCTTTTGGGAAACTGCATTTGTTGCAGGTGCTTATCCTCAATGACAATCTCTTGTCCAGTTTACCCAACAACCTTTTCCGTTTTGTGCCCTTAACGCACTTGGACCTGAGGGGGAACCGGCTGAAACTTCTGCCCTATATAGggctgctgcagcatatggataaaGTTGTGGAGTTACAGCTGGAGGAAAACCCCTGGAATTGCTCCTGTGAGCTGATCTCTCTGAAGGATTGGTTAGATAGCATCTCCTACTCAGCCCTGGTGGGGGATGTGGTTTGTGAGACCCCCTTTCGCTTACATGGCCGGGACTTGGACGAAGTGTCCAAGCAGGAACTTTGCCCAAGGAAACTTATTTCAGACTATGAGATGAGGCCACAGACGCCTTTGAGCACCACGGGGTATTTACATACCACCCCAGCCTCCGTGAATTCCGTGGCCACTTCTTCCTCTGCTGTTTACAAACCCCCCTTGAAGCCCCCCAAGGGGACCCGCCAACCCAACAAGCCCAGGGTGCGCCCCACCTCTCGGCAGCCCTCCAAGGACCTGGGCTACAGCAACTATGGCCCCAGCATCGCCTACCAGACCAAATCTCCTGTGCCTTTGGAGTGTCCCACCGCGTGCACTTGCAACCTGCAAATCTCCGATCTGGGCCTCAACGTCAACTGCCAGGAGCGCAAGATTGAGAGCATCGCAGAGTTGCAGCCCAAGCCCTACAACCCCAAGAAAATGTATCTGACAGAGAACTACATTGCCCTGGTGCGCAGGAGCGACTTCCTGGAGGCCACTGGGCTGGACCTCCTACACCTGGGCAACAATCGCATCTCCATGATCCAGGACCGCGCCTTCGGGGACCTCACCAACCTGAGGCGCCTCTACCTAAATGGCAACAGGATCGAAAGGCTGAGCCCGGAGTTGTTCTATGGCCTGCAGAGCCTGCAGTACCTCTTCCTTCAGTACAATCTCATACGCGAAATTCAGTCTGGGACTTTCGATCCTGTCCCAAACCTCCAGCTGCTATTCCTGAATAACAACCTTCTGCAGACCATGCCCTCAGGCGTCTTCTCAGGCCTGACCCTCCTCAGGCTGAACCTGAGGAGTAACCACTTCACCTCCCTGCCGGTGAGTGGAGTTCTGGACCAGCTGAAGTCACTCATCCAAATCGACCTGCACGACAACCCCTGGGATTGTACCTGCGACGTCGTGGGCATGAAGCTGTGGGTGGAGCAGCTCAAAGTGGGTGTCTTGGTGGACGAGGTCATCTGCAAGGCGCCCAAGAAGTTTGCTGAGACGGATATGCGCTCCATTAAGTCAGAGCTGCTCTGCCCAGATTACTCCGACGTGGTGGTTTCCACACCGACGCCCTCCTCCATCCAGGTCCCGGTGAGGACCAGCGCGGTGACCCCCGCCGTGCGGTTGAACAGCACAGGGGCACCAGCGGGCTTGGGAGCGGGTGGAGGCGCGTCATCGGTGCCCTTGTCCGTGTTGATCCTCAGCCTGCTGCTGGTGTTCATTATGTCGGTTTTCGTGGCTGCCGGGCTCTTTGTGCTAGTCATGAAGCGCAGGAAGAAGAACCAGAGCGACCACACCAGCACCAACAATTCCGACGTGAGTTCCTTCAACATGCAGTACAGCGTgtatggcggcggcggcggcggcgcgggagGCCACCCGCACGCGCACGTGCACCACCGCGGGCCTGCGCTGCCCAAGGTGAAGACGCCCGCCGGCCACGTGTACGAGTACATCCCCCATCCACTGGGCCACATGTGCAAAAACCCCATCTACCGCTCCAGAGAGGGCAACTCTGTGGAGGATTACAAAGACCTGCACGAGCTCAAGGTCACCTACAGCAGCAACCACCACCTgcagcagcagccgccgccgccgccgccgccgcagccgcagcagcagccccagcagcagcccccaccgcagctgcagctgcagccgggggaggaggagaggcggGAAAGCCACCACTTGCGGAGCCCCGCCTATAGCGTCAGCACCATCGAGCCCCGGGAGGATCTACTGCCGCCGGTGCAGGACACCGACCGCTTTTACAGGGGCATTTTAGAACCAGATAAACACTGCTCCACCACCCCCGCCGGCAATAGCCTCCCGGAATACCCCAAATTCCCGTGCAGCCCCGCTGCTTACACTTTCTCCCCTAACTATGACCTGAGACGCCCCCATCAGTATTTGCACCCGGGGGCAGGGGACAGCAGGCTGCGGGAACCGGTGCTCTACAGCCCCCCCAGTGCTGTCTTTGTAGAACCCAACCGGAACGAATATCTGGagttaaaagcaaaactaaacgtTGAGCCGGACTACCTCGAAGTGCTGGAAAAACAGACCACATTTAGCCAGTTCTAA